A genomic window from Pecten maximus chromosome 4, xPecMax1.1, whole genome shotgun sequence includes:
- the LOC117325042 gene encoding uncharacterized protein LOC117325042 codes for MDGRDAEGTETNLNDHSNHSAMADTELSQSSPSSCLNLDLLSESRKQFHLGRKLAIKNIPVTTNEEVDLFLGEYELEEISLNSKEKEAVVTLKNGEDAESIFEELNQARMLDHTISICILATDRLLCLAHLPLDFTDKELSTMVYPLGATQKCFMFRADDTGQSKGYGLVEFDTSLEKTKQIAAELDWREVQGNKINCDVISQQTGSTYQHLHSRCLLVDNLPLDYKDNSHFREIFSRHASPIYCQVVLKEGEPIGYGIIEYADSKDAQITQTALTGYKLQEAALRVTYCIPGKSAVDICSRLLVKFDEVSSAKPSLLPDPIFPNPSVLNHPLVMDLCDQHPQLMPQFKTALHQLQQTYVTQMNLKSAKPGLLGPAPSIGMSPLMNPNMQLGLIILLALQTQTRAQNQNQVVGPLNLLPLLGNQQSGEKPSILGDPVSAQANIILQNLMSQLSPASTNSPPGGITGPSKSEENSTSPLLQSLAVNIQNLNLSWLTNLGQLSSSVQFRQQINTSIKPLMKTEAKPMPPPLIPSRGHFDGDMVKSRSPGGLLGEAPRMDKMKMSQNFMNNIQMLAGQKKISQSNEMPSLLDGKFSSHGGQGLSGRGGQPRYNQGGYRQSGYGQSGPNSLIGDGPLADNYGQSTGGSGDSHNRPSQGGKTRPNNQTSKGIKSLLGEPPSLVPKRLPGIGDGLLPEPGRGSDYRVPQDNYSGKYQSDYKRKTYDDQSYSTRGGDNSSRDDSGYGGYSGYSRHGSFDNNYSDSSFNSGQADSSFNSQGNSSLLSRSGSTSYDKSYDYYQHQDNTPSVADPEYENMAAKAMAYAAATNTGYQGMTGGNNGYNNYDSYVSGKSDDYNSDNGVDSDTYRQYKGNGNYGSYNSNDGYRNDDFQSSGHQKDKSSLLGTPQGRNSQPRSWQGGQPSRNMSVNPLSTHGGSSQGLLATPGASSQSLLSTPAGKSSSPHPLLSTPPGVSSFSNSDGRRPTSLLGDKPRGGSSSQGIPYVTKQADYPSLLGSRPTGAAGLLKTPIGQKRTYSHLLPPPEPSPETEYIGQHSQGIGGHYADSYSSNKRQRLDESGTSRSSFTSRY; via the exons ATGGATGGTAGGGATGCAGAGGGAACAGAAACAAATTTGAATGATCATTCTAACCATTCAGCTATGGCAGACACGGAATTAAGTCAAAGCTCACCTAGCAGTTGTCTCAATTTAGATTTGCTGAGTGAAAGCCGAAAACAATTTCATTTGGGTAGAAAATTAGCAATAAAAAACATCCCTGTCACAACCAACGAG gAGGTTGATCTATTCCTAGGTGAATATGAACTGGAAGAAATCAGTTTGAACAGCAAAGAAAAGGAAG CTGTTGTTACTTTGAAAAATGGAGAAGATGCAGAGAGTATCTTTGAAGAACTGAACCAGGCAAGAATGCTGGACCACACAATTTCTATATGTATCTTGGCAACAGACCGTCTGTTGTGTCTAGCACACCTTCCTCTTGATTTTACGGATAAAGAACTCAGTACAATGGTTTATCCCCTCGGTGCTACTCAAAAGTGCTTTATGTTTAGAGCTGATGACACAG GTCAAAGTAAAGGTTATGGGCTGGTGGAGTTTGACACCAGTCTTGAGAAAACTAAACAGATAGCTGCAGAGCTGGACTGGAGAGAGGTACAAGGGAACAAAATTAACTGTGATGTGATCAGTCAACAAACTGGCTCTACCTACCAACACCTCCACTCGCGTTGTCTCCTGGTAGATAATCTCCCCTTGGATTACAAAGACAATTCCCACTTCAGGGAAATATTCAGTCGCCATGCTAGCCCCATATATTGCCAG GTGGTACTGAAGGAAGGGGAACCCATCGGCTATGGTATTATAGAGTATGCGGACTCAAAGGATGCACAGATTACACAGACAGCGTTGACCGGATACAAACTGCAGGAGGCAGCACTGAGGGTCACCTATTGTATACCGGGCAAGTCGGCAGTTGACATCTGTAGCAGACTGCTGGTTAAGTTT GATGAGGTGTCGTCAGCCAAGCCGAGTTTGCTGCCAGACCCTATATTCCCCAACCCTTCAGTCCTTAACCATCCACTGGTAATGGATCTCTGTGACCAGCATCCACAGT TGATGCCACAATTCAAGACAGCCCTTCACCAACTTCAGCAGACCTACGTCACCCAAATGAACTTAAAATCAGCAAAACCAG GTTTACTAGGCCCAGCACCATCTATAGGCATGAGTCCACTAATGAACCCGAACATGCAGCTCGGTCTGATTATACTCCTGGCTCTACAGACACAGACTCGGGCCCAGAATCAGAACCAG GTGGTTGGTCCCTTGAACCTGCTTCCATTGCTTGGTAACCAGCAATCA GGTGAAAAGCCTTCAATACTTGGGGACCCTGTCTCTGCTCAGGCTAACATCATACTGCAGAACCTGATGTCTCAATTGTCACCCGCATCCACAAACTCTCCACCAGGTGGCATCACTGGACCATCCAAGTCTGAGGAGAACTCCACATCTCCATTATTACAATCACTAGCTGTTAACATACAAAATCTCAACCTGAGCTGGCTTACCAATCTAGGCCAGCTCTCATCCTCTGTACAGTTTAGGCAACAAATAAACACTAGCATCAAACCTCTGATGAAAACAGAGGCCAAGCCAATGCCACCTCCACTGATACCTTCAAGAGGTCATTTTGATGGAGACATGGTCAAGTCTAGGTCTCCTGGAGGACTTTTAGGAGAGGCTCCGAGGATGgacaaaatgaaaatgtcacaGAATTTCATGAATAATATACAGATGCTTGCTGGTCAGAAGAAGATATCGCAATCAAATGAAATGCCTAGCCTTTTGGATGGCAAATTTTCTAGTCATGGTGGTCAGGGTTTGTCTGGACGTGGTGGACAACCCAGATATAATCAGGGTGGGTATAGACAATCTGGGTATGGTCAAAGTGGACCTAACAGTCTGATTGGGGATGGACCATTAGCTGACAACTATGGTCAAAGTACAGGTGGATCTGGTGATAGTCACAACAGACCCAGTCAGGGTGGTAAAACTCGGCCTAATAATCAGACTAGCAAAGGCATAAAGTCTCTACTGGGGGAACCACCATCTCTAGTACCAAAGAGGTTACCCGGGATAGGAGATGGACTGTTACCAGAGCCAGGACGAGGGTCAGACTACCGAGTACCCCAGGACAACTACTCTGGAAAATACCAG AGTGACTACAAGAGGAAGACTTATGATGATCAGAGCTATAGTACCAGAGGG ggagataactccagcAGAGATGACTCTGGCTACGGTGGCTACAGCGGCTATAGTAGACACGGTTCCTTTGACAATAACTACAGTGACAGCAGTTTTAACTCAGGCCAGGCTGACTCCAGCTTCAACTCACAG GGTAACTCCAGTCTGTTGTCTCGATCGGGCAGTACCAGCTATGATAAGAGCTATGACTACTACCAACATCAGGACAACACTCCT AGTGTTGCAGATCCGGAGTATGAGAATATGGCTGCCAAGGCTATGGCTTATGCTGCGGCAACAAACACTGGTTACCAGGGCATGACAGGTGGTAACAACGGTTACAATAACTACGATAGCTATGTGAGTGGGAAGAGTGACGACTACAACAGTGATAATGGTGTAGACAGTGATACATACAGACAATACAAGGGCAATGGTAACTATGGATCATACAACAGCAACGATGGCTACAGAAACGACGACTTTCAGTCATCAGGCCATCAAAAAGACAAATCCTCCCTCCTTGGCACACCACAAGGTCGTAATTCACAACCACGTAGTTGGCAAGGAGGGCAACCTAGTAGAAACATGTCGGTTAATCCATTATCGACTCATGGTGGAAGCTCACAGGGTCTTCTGGCCACACCAGGAGCTAGTTCTCAAAGTCTGTTATCCACTCCAGCAGGTAAATCCAGCTCACCCCATCCCCTCCTGTCAACACCCCCAGGGGTATCCTCCTTCTCTAACTCAGATGGGAGACGACCAACTAGTTTGTTAGGAGACAAACCAAGAGGAGGCTCCTCAAGTCAGGGGATACCATATGTAACAAAGCAGGCAGACTACCCAAGCCTACTAGGCAGCAGGCCAACAGGGGCAGCAGGACTCTTG aagACACCCATTGGGCAGAAGAGGACTTATAGTCACCTGTTACCACCTCCAGAGCCCAGCCCAgagacagaatatataggaCAGCATTCCCAGGGCATAGGGGGACACTACGCAGACTCATATTCCTCTAACAAGAGGCAACGGCTGGACGAATCTGGAACAAGCAGGAGCAGCTTCACGTCTAGGTATTGA